TTTTCAAGTAAACGGTTTATAGTCAATGGAACCGATCTGACAGCAAATCTGAATACTTCCTTACCGTTCATCGTCACATAGTCAGGATGATTGCCGGTATTTTTAGCATGCATCATCAAACTTTCGTAACCTTCGACAACCCCAAAGTCAAAATACTGATCATCATCCGTTTTCTCGACAACTACAGCACCTGCTCCATCTCCAAATAATACGGCAGTAGATCTGTCTTCCATATTTAAATGCTTGGATATTACTTCTGAACTTATTACAAGTCCCAGTTCTCCATGCTTTAAAATACCTTCTGCAACTCTTAAAGCACCGCAAAAACCTGAACAGGCCATATTTATATCGAGTGAAAAAACCTCTTCAGCTAAACCCAATCTATTATGGATTAAGGAAGACATATTGGGCATAACTATATCCGGAGTAAAGCTGGCCGTTATTATGGCTTTGATATTGCCGGTATCGACTATATCCTTTAAGGCTTCAGCAGCAGCATGATATGCTAAATCCGAAGTATCCTCATTTTCCACATACCTTCTTTCGGCGATGCCGGTTCTCTTTTGAATCCACTCGTCGCTCGTATCCATAATTTTTTCTAAATCTGTATTTTTAACTATTTTCTGCGGAAGGTAACTCCCGGTAGAAATAATCTTTAAACCCATTATTACCTCCCTATATTTCTAAATCTGTTTATTCTTTTATCTACTAATTCACTTCCATCTTCACTGCATAATTCTCGGATTGAGGTGGATAGTAGTTCTTTAATTCTATCGAAAACCGGTGCATAATTTCCACTATTGAAATCTTCATTTTCTTCAATTATTTCATCGATTATCCCAAATTCTTTTAAATCAAACGAGGTTAACTTCATTAAATCACTCGCTCTTTCTACTTGAGATTTATCTTTCCATAGTATCGAAGAAAAACCTTCGGGTGATAATATTGAATAAACTGCGTTTTCAAGCATATAGATGCGATCGCCCATCGAAATGGCAAGTGCGCCGCCCGAACCTCCTTCACCTGTAACTATACAGATGGTGGGTACTTTTACCGCTTGCATCTCCATAATTAGCCTTGCGATGGCCTCTCCTTGCCCTCGTTCTTCAGCACCAATCCCGGGATAAGCTCCGGGAGTATCGACAAAGGTGATTATGGGACGATTAAACTTCTCAGCCTGTTTCATAAGTCTCATAGCTTTTCTATACCCTTCAGGATTAGTCATTCCGAAGTTGGCTTTTATACTGTCTTCAAAAGTGTGGGCTTTCCCACCGGCAATAAAAGTAATTGGCATATCCTCAAACTTTGCGATTCCTCCATATATGGATGCATCATCTGCAAATTGTCGGTCACCACTTAAGATTATTATGTCCTCAAATAAGTAGTTAACAAAGTCCATTGGCTTTGCTCTACCAACATCTCTGGCTTTTTGTACTCTTTCCCAAGGCGTTATCATATACCACACCCCACTTTTTGTTGATGCATCTCCATTAATTTTTCAATAGTCTTTCGAAGATCTCTCCTGCTTACTACCATATCTATAAAACCCGATTCACAAACGAATTCGGAAGTTTGAAATCCAACCGGCAACTCTTCACCTATGGTCTCTTTTATAACTCTTGGTCCCGCAAATCCTATAAGCGCACCCGGTTCTGCAATATTGATATCACCCATTAATGCAAAACTGGCACTTACTCCTCCTGTCGTCGGATGTGTGAGTAGTGAAAGGTAAAAAAGTTTTTTATCGTAAAATCTCTTAATTGCTCCCATGGTCTTTGCCATTTGCATAAGAGAAAA
The sequence above is a segment of the Peptoniphilaceae bacterium AMB_02 genome. Coding sequences within it:
- the accA gene encoding acetyl-CoA carboxylase carboxyl transferase subunit alpha, with amino-acid sequence MITPWERVQKARDVGRAKPMDFVNYLFEDIIILSGDRQFADDASIYGGIAKFEDMPITFIAGGKAHTFEDSIKANFGMTNPEGYRKAMRLMKQAEKFNRPIITFVDTPGAYPGIGAEERGQGEAIARLIMEMQAVKVPTICIVTGEGGSGGALAISMGDRIYMLENAVYSILSPEGFSSILWKDKSQVERASDLMKLTSFDLKEFGIIDEIIEENEDFNSGNYAPVFDRIKELLSTSIRELCSEDGSELVDKRINRFRNIGR
- a CDS encoding beta-ketoacyl-ACP synthase 3 → MGLKIISTGSYLPQKIVKNTDLEKIMDTSDEWIQKRTGIAERRYVENEDTSDLAYHAAAEALKDIVDTGNIKAIITASFTPDIVMPNMSSLIHNRLGLAEEVFSLDINMACSGFCGALRVAEGILKHGELGLVISSEVISKHLNMEDRSTAVLFGDGAGAVVVEKTDDDQYFDFGVVEGYESLMMHAKNTGNHPDYVTMNGKEVFRFAVRSVPLTINRLLENYKIDIDDIDHIVLHQANKRIIEHVSKVLKLDIDRFYMNLSKYANTSAATIPIALDEMNREGILKQGDKILFVGFGAGLSYCSTLITW